The following coding sequences lie in one Rutidosis leptorrhynchoides isolate AG116_Rl617_1_P2 chromosome 4, CSIRO_AGI_Rlap_v1, whole genome shotgun sequence genomic window:
- the LOC139843473 gene encoding uncharacterized protein, whose amino-acid sequence MSRFLAIRNIKRTAQLIRSSNKGVISEADKHGSIIRSGFHNFRYRMYSQNRVVNEGFPSILGYKGRCVFGKNTFFRNYSIVPSNNTITHHARNAWKRLSKSTYRDDRVSGINRIAQAFTLALSRSYIVLPGILAFTCGNMVLADAGSNLDYFQPRNNLYTRAENGHALLISSVLSVFEGLILLFRAMYLAILFSPSMVMAPFADYFGPSSRKTWLKVVRRTLEIAGPAFIKWGQWAATRPDLFPTDLCTELSKLHSKAPEHSFAYTKKTVERAFGRKISEIFDDFEEVPVASGSIAQIHRASLRYRYRGKRNKPLLVAVKVRHPGVGESIKRDFEIINVVAKMSKFIPTLNWLRLDESVQQFAVFMMSQVDLAREAAHLSRFIYNFRSWRDVSFPKPVYPLVHPAVLVETFEQGESVARYVDELEGHVRLKSSLAHIGTHALLKMLLVDNFIHADMHPGNILVRNKSSRKGIFKSKPHVIFLDVGMTAELSKSDRVNLLEFFKAVARRDGRTAAECTLRLSKQQNCPNPQAFIKEVKEAFDFWGSPEGDVVHPADCMHEVLEQVRRHRVNVDGNVCTVMVTTLVLEGWQRKLDPDYDVMHTLQTLLLKEDWAKSLTYTIESLMAP is encoded by the exons ATGTCAag GTTCTTGGCAATCAGAAATATTAAAAGAACAGCACAGTTAATCCGATCCAGCAACAAGGGAGTAATTTCAGAAGCTGATAAGCATGGGTCAATCATTAGATCTGGTTTTCACAATTTTAGATACAGGATGTATTCTCAAAACAGGGTTGTTAATGAAGGGTTTCCTTCAATATTGGGATACAAAGGCAGATGTGTATTTGGAAAGAATACATTCTTCAGAAACTATTCCATTGTCCCGTCCAATAACACTATAACACATCATGCCCGAAATGCTTGGAAGAGGCTTTCCAAGAGTACATATCGTGATGATCGAGTTTCGGGCATTAATAGGATCGCGCAAGCGTTTACATTAGCATTGAGCCGCTCATATATAGTTCTTCCTGGTATATTGGCTTTCACATGTGGCAATATGGTGTTAGCTGATGCAGGGTCAAATCTTGATTATTTTCAACCAAGAAATAATCTTTATACTCGTGCTGAAAATGGACACGCGTTATTGATTTCATCAGTACTATCTGTATTCGAAGGTCTTATATTACTATTCAGAGCTATGTATTTAGCAATATTGTTCTCACCCAGTATGGTAATGGCTCCATTTGCAGACTATTTCGGCCCCTCGTCTAGAAAAACATGGCTCAAAGTTGTACGTCGTACTTTGGAAATAGCGGGTCCCGCGTTCATAAAATGGGGTCAATGGGCAGCTACAAGGCCAGACCTTTTTCCTACAGATTTATGTACTGAGCTCTCTAAGCTTCATAGTAAGGCTCCCGAACATAGTTTTGCATACACAAAAAAGACAGTTGAAAGGGCATTTGGGCGCAAAATATCTGAAATTTTTGATGATTTTGAGGAGGTTCCGGTAGCTTCCGGAAGCATTGCACAAATTCATCGAGCTTCATTAAGATATAGATATCGGGGCAAGCGTAACAAGCCTCTTTTAGTTGCAGTTAAAGTTAGACATCCTGGTGTTGGTGAATCAATTAAACGAGATTTTGAGATTATTAACGTGGTTGCAAAGATGTCTAAGTTTATTCCTACACTTAATTGGTTGAGATTAGACGAAAGTGTACAACAATTTGCAGTTTTTATGATGTCTCAAGTTGATCTTGCGCGTGAAGCGGCTCATTTGAgtagatttatatataattttcgTAGTTGGAGAGACGTTTCGTTTCCTAAACCTGTGTATCCGCTTGTTCATCCTGCAGTTTTGGTCGAAACTTTTGAACAAGGGGAAAGTGTTGCGCGTTATGTTGATGAACTTGAAGGACATGTTCGCCTTAAGAGTTCTCTTGCACATATTGGGACCCACGCACTCTTGAAAATGCTGCTG GTTGACAATTTCATACATGCTGACATGCATCCTGGAAACATTCTTGTTAGGAACAAATCGTCTAGAAAAGGGATATTCAAATCGAAGCCTCATGTGATATTTCTTGATGTAGGGATGACTGCTGAACTTTCAAAGAGTGATAGAGTCAATTTGTTGGAATTTTTTAAAGCTGTTGCTCGTAGAGATGGGCGCACTGCAGCCGAGTGCACTTTAAGGCTATCAAAACAACAAAATTGTCCTAATCCTCAGGCTTTTATCAAA GAAGTTAAAGAGGCCTTTGATTTTTGGGGTAGTCCAGAAGGGGATGTTGTTCATCCAGCTGATTGCATGCATGAAGTGTTAGAGCAAGTCAGGCGTCATCGAGTCAATGTCGACGGAAATGTGTGCACCGTCATGGTTACAACTTTGGTTCTTGAG GGTTGGCAACGGAAGCTTGACCCTGATTACGATGTAATGCACACACTTCAAACATTGCTGCTTAAAGAAGACTGGGCAAAGTCACTAACCTACACGATTGAAAGCTTGATGGCCCCATAG